A window of the Microtus pennsylvanicus isolate mMicPen1 chromosome 4, mMicPen1.hap1, whole genome shotgun sequence genome harbors these coding sequences:
- the Ecm2 gene encoding extracellular matrix protein 2: MKHAVLFCLILLIIFQTDCEQREQGTGKQRRRIHQRRLRKSSSLYHRANRQLGNQQTAAAAKATLPTTNSDYSVEENLESLLSPLGVESSYNVLPGKKGHCFVKGMIMYNKAIWSPEPCSICLCSNGRVLCDETVCHPKMCPYTIKPEGECCPICSDAEQRESIDMLHKQVKPTQMEMDQIVIKEALQSEEEEEDMKEHMEQKNETSGPTTLHSDEERVEGKLRSEEERRSARQPVYHGRGEEEDDYEESEGEGEKEEEDAIRGDVFRMSPRLMPGTPRGRPRLPGSCALSYKTISCIHAAFTQIPPITAPEVTSLELAGNSIISIPDEAFNGLPNLERLDLSRNNITSSGIGPKAFKVLKKLMRLNMDGNNLVRIPSELPSTLEELKINDNNLQAIDEESLSDLNQLVTLELEGNNLSEINVNPLAFKSLKSLSYLRLGKNKFRIIPQGLPASIEELYLENNQIEEITEICFNHTRKINMIVLRYNKIEESRIAPLAWINQENLESIDLSYNKLYHVPSYLPKSLLHLVLIGNQIERIPGYVFGHMEPGLEYLYLSFNRLSDDGVDLVSFYGAYHSLRELFLDHNDLKSIPPGIQEMKALHFLRLNNNKIRNILPEQICNVEEDEDSALEHLHLENNYIKTREISPYAFSCIRLYSSIVLKPQKIK; encoded by the exons atgaagcatgcagttttgttttgtctcattcTGCTTATCATTTTCCAAACTGATTGTGAACAAAGAGAACAAGGtactgggaagcagaggaggaggataCATCAGAGAAGACTCAGGAAAAGCTCCTCACTCTACCACAGAGCAAACAGGCAGCTTGGAAATCAGCAAACTGCTGCAGCAGCAAAAGCTACATTACCCACTACCAACTCTGACTACAGTGTGGAGGAAAACTTAGAATCCCTTCTAAGTCCCCTTGGAGTAGAATCAAGTTACAATGTGTTACCAG GAAAGAAAGGACACTGCTTTGTAAAGGGAATGATCATGTACAACAAGGCCATCTGGTCTCCTGAGCCCTGCAGCATCTGCCTCTGTTCAAATGGAAGAGTACTTTGTGATGAAACTGTGTGCCACCCCAAGATGTGCCCCTATACCATTAAGCCAGAAGGAGAATGCTGCCCCATCTGTTCTGATGCTG AACAAAGAGAATCCATTGACATGCTTCACAAGCAAGTGAAACCTACTCAGATGGAAATGGACCAAATAGTTATAAAAGAAGCTCTTCAATccgaggaggaagaagaagacatgaaagaacacatgGAGCAAAAGAACGAAACCTCTGGGCCTACTACACTTCACAGTGATGAGGAAAGAGTGGAAGGAAAGCTGAGGTCTGAGGAGGAAAGGCGGTCAGCACGTCAACCAGTCTACCATGGAcgaggggaggaagaggatgatTATGAGGAGtctgaaggggaaggagaaaaggaagaggaggatgccATAAGAGGAGATGTGTTCCGAATGTCCCCCAGGTTAATGCCTGGTACTCCAAGAGGCAGGCCACGCCTGCCCGGAAGCTGTGCCCTGTCCTACAAGACCATCAGCTGCATTCATGCGGCCTTCACCCAGATCCCACCAATAACAGCACCAGAAGTAACAAGCCTGGAGCTGGCTG GGAATTCAATCATTTCCATTCCGGACGAAGCATTTAATGGATTACCAAATTTGGAAAGGCTTGATCTGAGCAGAAATAATATCACTTCTTCAGGCATAGGTCCAAAAGCATTCAAG GTTTTGAAGAAGTTAATGCGTCTGAACATGGATGGAAATAATTTGGTACGCATCCCTTCAGAATTACCATCTACACTAGAAGAacttaaaataaatgacaataatCTCCAGGCCATCGATGAAGAAAGTTTATCAG acttAAATCAACTTGTCACCTTAGAATTGGAAGGAAACAATCTCAGTGAAATCAATGTCAATCCGTTAGCTTTCAAATCTTTGAAGAGCCTTTCATACCTACGTCTGggaaaaaacaaatttagaatCATACCACAAGGTCTTCCTGCTTCTATTGAG GAATTATAcctagaaaataatcaaattgaagaaATAACTGAAATTTGTTTCAATCATACCAGAAAGATTAATATGATTGTACTACGttataataaaatagaagaaagtcGGATTGCTCCTTTGGCATGGATAAATCAAGA AAATCTTGAATCCATCGACTTGTCCTATAACAAGCTTTACCATGTCCCCTCCTATCTACCTAAGTCTCTGCTGCACCTTGTACTAATTGGGAACCAGATTGAACGGATCCCTGGCTATGTTTTTGGCCATATGGAACCTGGCCTGGAGTACTTGTATCTGTCATTTAATAGACTTTCTGATGATGGTGTGGACCTAGTCTCATTCTACGGGGCATATCATTCTCTGAGAGAATTGTTTCTGGATCACAATGACTTAAAATCCATACCACCTGGAATACAAGAAATGAAAGCACTACATTTTCTGAGGCTGAACAACAATAAGATTCG gaatATTCTTCCTGAACAAATTTGCAATGTTGAAGAAGACGAAGACTCTGCTCTAGAACATCTTCATCTTGAAAACAATTACATTAAAACTAGAGAAATATCCCCTTATGCATTTTCATGCATAAGACTGTATTCAAGTATTGTTCTTAAACCACAAAAGATCAAGTAA